In one Ochotona princeps isolate mOchPri1 chromosome 16, mOchPri1.hap1, whole genome shotgun sequence genomic region, the following are encoded:
- the CNFN gene encoding cornifelin encodes MQYEMHDHVKGKAMSYPVTSQPQCASSCYQTQLSDWHTGLTDCCNDMPVCLCGTFAPLCLACRISDDFGECCCAPYLPGGLHSLRTGMRERYRIQGSVGRDWAALTFCLPCALCQMARELKIRE; translated from the exons ATGCAGTATGAGATGCACGACCACGTGAAAGGCAAAG CCATGTCTTACCCAGTGACCAGCCAGCCGCAGTGTGCCAGCAGCTGCTACCAGACCCAGCTCAGTGACTGGCACACAGGGCTCACGGACTGCTGCAACGACATGCCCGTCT gtctgtgtggcaccttCGCGCCCCTGTGCCTGGCCTGCCGCATCTCGGATGACTTCGGGGAGTGCTGCTGCGCGCCCTACCTGCCCGGAGGCCTGCACTCACTGCGCACGGGCATGCGTGAGCGCTACCGCATCCAG GGCTCCGTTGGGCGCGACTGGGCGGCCCTCACCTTTTGTCTGCCCTGCGCCCTCTGTCAGATGGCGCGGGAACTGAAGATCCGAGAGTGA